One genomic region from Clostridium saccharobutylicum DSM 13864 encodes:
- a CDS encoding M13 family metallopeptidase, translating into MKKAKKIVAMATALIITLMMSPISYHKVFAAEQLSDQMATESITKNNKIGLRLQDDFYGAINNEWLSTTKIEQGKDQASVFQEVSDMVMKQKRDIINELLEKQNQYGENTDQKKIINIYNNTLDTEDRDKEGIKPVQKNLDKIKNIKTIQDITNLWSNKEILNSTINFTVGSDAKDATMNVLYIEPTTISLGNSDEYNNPTESTAKTKALIQEYYNKILMLDGYTQEEAQSKVNDMFKFEGMIAKSMTGHKEELADSNIQQSIYNVYTLDELNALAPNLDLTSVMASLGIEKANKIILEEPKWLEAFNNLYTNENVPLIKNYLEILNLSNASEFLSEDFEKVGTEFNNKAAGIVGSRPKEEEAVSMVNGLMGMGLGRIYADKYVSQKTKDDVENITNEVIETYKSRINNLNWMSSETKKNAIEKLEKLDVKIGYPENWIDYSNVDIKSYKDGGSLYENAMTIYNFSRNEMFSRLNKQVDKKNDFFQPQTVNAFYNATNNSIMIPGGIIQGHFYDPNASREVNLGGIGAVIGHEISHAFDNNGAKYDADGNFKNWWTADDYKEFEDKTQKVKDFYSKIEALPGKNINGALTVGENIADMGGMACMLDILGTMKNPDYKAFFESYATTWRQVVTKEYEEYCLNVDAHSPNKFRVNAVLQQFEKFYETYGITQNDGMYVKPKDRVAIW; encoded by the coding sequence GTGAAAAAAGCAAAAAAAATAGTAGCTATGGCGACAGCATTAATAATCACATTAATGATGAGTCCAATATCATATCATAAAGTATTTGCAGCAGAGCAATTGTCAGATCAAATGGCAACAGAGTCTATAACAAAAAATAATAAGATAGGATTAAGATTACAAGATGATTTTTATGGTGCAATTAATAATGAATGGCTCAGTACTACAAAAATAGAACAAGGTAAAGATCAAGCTTCAGTGTTTCAGGAAGTTAGTGATATGGTAATGAAGCAAAAAAGGGATATAATTAATGAGTTATTAGAAAAGCAAAATCAATATGGCGAAAATACTGATCAAAAGAAAATAATAAATATATATAATAATACTTTAGATACAGAAGATAGAGATAAAGAGGGAATAAAACCTGTTCAGAAGAATTTAGATAAAATTAAGAATATAAAAACAATACAAGATATAACAAATTTATGGAGCAACAAGGAAATATTAAATTCAACAATAAATTTTACTGTAGGTAGCGATGCAAAAGATGCTACAATGAATGTGTTATATATAGAACCTACAACGATTAGTTTAGGTAATTCAGATGAGTATAATAATCCAACAGAAAGTACAGCAAAAACTAAGGCGTTAATACAAGAATATTATAATAAAATTCTAATGTTAGATGGATATACGCAAGAAGAAGCACAAAGTAAAGTAAATGATATGTTTAAATTTGAAGGAATGATTGCAAAATCTATGACTGGGCACAAAGAAGAACTTGCAGATTCAAATATACAACAATCAATTTATAATGTATACACATTGGATGAGTTAAATGCTTTGGCACCAAATTTAGATTTAACATCTGTTATGGCATCATTAGGAATAGAAAAAGCAAATAAAATTATTTTAGAGGAACCTAAATGGTTAGAAGCATTTAATAATTTATATACTAATGAAAATGTTCCACTTATAAAAAATTATCTTGAAATATTAAATTTATCAAATGCGTCTGAATTTTTAAGTGAAGATTTTGAAAAGGTAGGCACAGAGTTTAATAATAAGGCAGCAGGTATAGTAGGATCACGTCCTAAAGAAGAAGAAGCTGTTAGTATGGTAAATGGATTAATGGGAATGGGACTTGGAAGAATCTATGCAGATAAATATGTATCACAAAAGACTAAAGATGATGTAGAAAATATAACTAATGAAGTTATAGAAACATATAAAAGTAGAATAAATAATCTTAACTGGATGAGTAGTGAAACTAAGAAAAATGCTATTGAAAAATTAGAAAAGTTAGATGTTAAAATTGGTTATCCGGAAAATTGGATTGATTATTCCAATGTAGACATTAAATCTTATAAAGATGGTGGATCACTTTATGAGAATGCCATGACAATTTACAATTTTTCAAGAAACGAGATGTTTAGTAGATTAAATAAGCAAGTAGACAAAAAGAATGACTTTTTCCAACCTCAAACAGTTAATGCTTTTTATAATGCAACAAATAACTCAATTATGATTCCAGGAGGAATAATTCAAGGTCATTTTTATGATCCTAATGCAAGTAGAGAAGTAAATTTAGGTGGAATTGGTGCTGTTATTGGTCATGAAATTAGTCATGCTTTTGATAACAATGGAGCAAAATATGATGCAGATGGCAATTTTAAAAATTGGTGGACAGCAGATGATTACAAAGAATTTGAAGATAAAACTCAAAAAGTGAAGGATTTTTATAGTAAAATAGAAGCATTACCAGGAAAAAATATCAATGGAGCACTTACAGTTGGTGAAAATATTGCTGATATGGGTGGCATGGCTTGTATGTTAGATATACTAGGAACAATGAAAAATCCTGATTATAAGGCATTTTTTGAAAGTTATGCAACTACATGGCGTCAAGTAGTTACAAAGGAATATGAAGAGTACTGTCTAAATGTAGATGCTCATTCACCTAATAAATTTAGAGTAAATGCAGTATTACAGCAATTTGAAAAGTTCTATGAAACATATGGAATTACTCAAAATGATGGTATGTATGTTAAACCTAAGGATAGAGTAGCTATTTGGTAA
- a CDS encoding CHAP domain-containing protein, producing the protein MKKMYIKQIITMGIVAPIIISMYSVPVSAAWSKNSQNQWNWLEESGKAKGWKEINNKWYYFNDDGEMCTGWRQVNGIWYNLSDEGIMNTGWQNIGGHWYRFEQSGAMNTGWIQENGNWYFMNHNGQMETGTIEVDGKIYTFSDNGVMKNDNETIKNVETDEFEQDINDEKTDDTTSATDEKRKGYVCTNGDSLNIRSSASVSSSIIGSLPKGSQVMITDKEKNGFLPINADGTIGWVSADWISFNKVQAYTEQSDNDNFQSKKDSINIGEARTKQPDLDDNHYYSNENVFYKAKLSPPFTSGGRVIKGNCTWYAWGRAWEITGVKPTDAGLIGNAYEWWEANKSHGKYRYGSEPRVGAIAVWNSNLPNSGGFGHVAIVEKIDNNKVYISESMWHGDVFRYGPIYDTDYLKGYIYIDQPNF; encoded by the coding sequence ATGAAAAAGATGTATATTAAGCAGATAATAACAATGGGAATCGTTGCTCCAATTATAATAAGTATGTATTCAGTACCAGTTTCGGCTGCTTGGTCTAAAAACTCTCAAAATCAATGGAATTGGTTAGAGGAGAGCGGAAAAGCCAAGGGTTGGAAGGAAATAAATAATAAATGGTATTATTTCAATGATGATGGAGAAATGTGTACAGGTTGGCGTCAGGTTAATGGAATTTGGTACAACCTATCTGATGAAGGAATAATGAATACAGGCTGGCAGAATATTGGTGGTCATTGGTATCGTTTCGAGCAAAGTGGGGCTATGAATACAGGATGGATACAGGAAAATGGAAATTGGTATTTCATGAATCATAATGGACAAATGGAAACTGGAACAATTGAAGTTGACGGAAAAATTTATACTTTTTCAGACAATGGAGTTATGAAAAATGACAATGAAACAATAAAAAATGTAGAAACTGATGAATTTGAGCAAGATATTAATGATGAAAAAACTGATGATACAACTAGCGCTACAGATGAAAAGCGTAAAGGATATGTATGTACAAATGGGGACTCATTAAATATACGATCATCAGCTTCAGTATCTTCATCTATAATAGGAAGTTTGCCTAAAGGTAGTCAAGTTATGATTACAGATAAAGAGAAAAATGGTTTTTTACCTATAAACGCTGATGGAACTATTGGTTGGGTTAGTGCAGATTGGATTAGTTTCAATAAAGTACAAGCTTATACTGAGCAGTCAGATAATGATAATTTTCAATCAAAAAAGGATTCAATTAATATAGGAGAAGCAAGAACTAAGCAACCAGATTTAGATGACAATCATTACTATTCTAATGAAAATGTTTTTTATAAGGCTAAACTTTCGCCACCGTTTACTAGTGGAGGAAGAGTTATTAAAGGAAATTGTACATGGTATGCGTGGGGGCGTGCATGGGAAATTACAGGCGTTAAACCGACTGATGCAGGACTTATAGGCAATGCGTATGAATGGTGGGAGGCAAATAAAAGTCATGGAAAATATCGATATGGTTCTGAACCTAGGGTAGGTGCAATTGCAGTATGGAATTCTAATTTGCCTAATTCAGGCGGCTTTGGACATGTTGCCATAGTTGAAAAAATTGATAATAACAAAGTTTATATATCAGAATCAATGTGGCATGGAGATGTTTTTAGATATGGACCAATATATGATACTGATTATTTAAAAGGATATATTTATATAGATCAACCGAATTTTTAA
- a CDS encoding pro-sigmaK processing inhibitor BofA family protein — translation MNGQYLIYGLIGIAALFLVVKLLKWPIKILVNGILGVVILYLTNFVIAHLSLIGINVNFALAINPITALIAGFFGIPGVIVLIIIGLFL, via the coding sequence ATGAATGGGCAATATTTAATATATGGCTTAATTGGAATAGCAGCACTATTTTTAGTAGTAAAATTATTAAAATGGCCAATAAAAATACTTGTAAATGGAATATTGGGAGTTGTAATATTATATTTAACAAATTTTGTGATCGCACATCTTAGTTTAATAGGCATAAATGTTAATTTTGCATTAGCAATTAACCCAATTACAGCTTTAATTGCGGGATTTTTTGGAATTCCGGGTGTTATTGTATTAATCATAATAGGATTATTTTTGTAA
- a CDS encoding YaaL family protein has product MNRKKVIEYLANKSDELSVYRKLIEEMEVAKMEINVARSMFNNVNDDALIEVAIYSENVARKRYDYLLSIAKAKGISVDDSYVIEKNVQIAE; this is encoded by the coding sequence ATGAACAGGAAAAAAGTAATAGAGTACCTGGCGAATAAGAGTGACGAGTTATCTGTATATAGAAAGCTCATTGAAGAAATGGAAGTTGCAAAAATGGAAATAAATGTAGCACGGAGTATGTTTAACAATGTTAATGATGATGCACTTATTGAAGTAGCTATTTATTCAGAAAATGTAGCAAGAAAGCGTTATGATTATCTGTTATCAATTGCTAAAGCAAAAGGTATAAGTGTAGACGATAGTTATGTAATAGAGAAGAATGTACAAATAGCAGAATAA
- the recR gene encoding recombination mediator RecR, with amino-acid sequence MEFYPVAIEKLIEEFAKLPSVGQKTAQRLTLHILNLPENEVKEFANALVQARGTIKYCSVCGNFTDKDPCPLCSNPNRDKGTICVVEQPKDIMTMEKVKEYNGVYHVLHGNISPMQGRGPQDIRIRELVSRMSEDIKEVILATNPNIEGEATAMYISKVLKPLDIKVTRIAAGIPVGGDLEYADEVTLSKALEGRKEI; translated from the coding sequence ATGGAATTTTATCCTGTAGCCATAGAAAAGTTAATTGAAGAATTTGCAAAGTTGCCAAGCGTTGGACAAAAAACTGCACAAAGACTAACTTTACATATTTTAAATCTTCCAGAAAATGAAGTTAAGGAATTTGCAAATGCATTAGTTCAAGCAAGAGGGACAATTAAATATTGTTCAGTATGTGGAAATTTTACAGATAAAGATCCATGTCCGTTATGTTCAAATCCAAATAGGGATAAGGGAACTATATGTGTTGTAGAGCAACCTAAAGATATCATGACTATGGAAAAAGTTAAAGAATATAATGGAGTATATCATGTTTTACATGGAAATATATCTCCAATGCAAGGTAGAGGTCCACAAGATATTAGAATTAGAGAACTTGTTTCAAGAATGAGTGAAGATATAAAAGAAGTTATATTAGCAACTAATCCTAATATAGAAGGTGAAGCAACGGCAATGTATATATCAAAGGTACTTAAACCTTTAGATATTAAGGTGACTAGAATTGCAGCTGGAATACCGGTTGGAGGAGATTTAGAATATGCAGATGAGGTTACATTGTCTAAAGCATTAGAAGGAAGAAAAGAAATTTAG
- a CDS encoding YbaB/EbfC family nucleoid-associated protein, which produces MAKGGFPGGFGGGNMNNLMKQAQKLQKQMEDMQKELETKEFEASVGGGAVVAKVSGKKELTSIKIKPEVVDEDDVEMLEDLVVSAVNEALKKADEETTSKMGRLTGGMPGGLF; this is translated from the coding sequence ATGGCAAAAGGTGGATTTCCAGGTGGTTTCGGTGGAGGAAACATGAACAATCTTATGAAACAAGCACAAAAACTTCAAAAGCAAATGGAAGATATGCAAAAAGAGCTTGAAACAAAAGAGTTTGAAGCGTCAGTAGGCGGTGGTGCTGTAGTAGCAAAGGTATCTGGTAAAAAAGAGTTAACTTCTATTAAGATAAAACCAGAAGTTGTAGATGAAGATGATGTAGAAATGCTTGAAGATTTAGTAGTAAGTGCTGTTAATGAAGCATTAAAGAAGGCTGATGAAGAAACTACAAGTAAAATGGGTAGATTAACAGGTGGAATGCCAGGTGGATTATTCTAG
- the dnaX gene encoding DNA polymerase III subunit gamma/tau, whose amino-acid sequence MGYTALYREWRPRTFDDVVGQKHITITLKNEILNDRIAHAYLFCGTRGTGKTSTAKVMAKALNCLNSEDGEPCNECEMCRKINDGLAIDVTELDAASNNGIDKIRDIIDDTKYPPQEAKYKVYIMDEVHMLSVGAVNAFLKTLEEPPKNVIFILATTDPQKLPITILSRCQRFDFKRINQKEISSRLRKITEAQNIQYEEKSLDLIARVCDGAMRDAVSILDQAIAMGENQINYDDLVSMLGLVTNEYLFDITNAIVDRSVEKAMVIVDKLVYSGKDMQLFIKDLISHFRNLLMVKVTNNPEEVLDMSLENISLVKEQGRRIRVEEIMRGIRILQEAEANSKASKQSRLYLELAIIKMCKIEYDTSNEVILSRINKLEESLKSGKIQMVQSGTANEASEGEHRSSNHNAHDSNQLKNIVHKVNEASENKLEVNPNSSLTLDDIGRVWTEVLEKFKAKRAMIVYASIVTAKPYSFKNGVITLEYESMYAFNKDRLEKQEYKEIVNGVFSESLGEKVIVNYIVKKEKEQQDKEDLLKQTLEGVPFEVYDE is encoded by the coding sequence TTGGGTTATACAGCATTATATAGAGAGTGGAGACCAAGGACTTTTGATGATGTAGTTGGTCAAAAACATATTACTATAACATTAAAAAATGAAATTTTAAATGACAGAATAGCACACGCTTATCTTTTTTGTGGTACAAGAGGAACGGGGAAGACATCTACAGCCAAAGTAATGGCAAAGGCCTTAAATTGTCTTAATTCTGAAGATGGTGAACCATGTAATGAATGTGAGATGTGCAGAAAAATAAATGACGGATTAGCGATTGATGTAACTGAATTGGATGCAGCATCTAATAATGGTATTGATAAGATTAGAGATATTATAGATGATACTAAATATCCACCACAGGAAGCTAAATATAAAGTTTACATAATGGACGAAGTTCATATGTTATCAGTTGGAGCTGTTAATGCATTTCTAAAAACTTTAGAAGAGCCGCCTAAGAATGTAATATTCATATTAGCAACAACAGATCCACAAAAATTACCTATAACAATTTTATCTAGATGTCAAAGATTTGATTTTAAGAGAATAAACCAAAAAGAAATTTCATCTAGACTAAGAAAAATTACTGAAGCTCAAAATATACAATATGAAGAAAAAAGTTTGGATTTAATTGCAAGAGTATGTGACGGTGCGATGAGAGATGCAGTAAGTATACTTGACCAAGCAATTGCTATGGGTGAAAATCAGATTAATTATGACGATCTAGTAAGTATGTTAGGCCTTGTAACTAATGAATACTTATTTGACATAACAAATGCAATTGTAGATAGAAGTGTTGAAAAGGCTATGGTTATAGTTGATAAGCTGGTGTATTCAGGTAAGGATATGCAATTGTTTATAAAGGATTTAATATCTCATTTTAGAAATCTTTTAATGGTTAAGGTCACTAATAATCCTGAAGAAGTTTTGGATATGTCTCTTGAAAACATTTCGCTAGTTAAAGAGCAAGGACGTCGAATTAGAGTTGAAGAAATAATGAGAGGTATTAGAATACTTCAGGAGGCTGAAGCAAATTCTAAGGCAAGTAAACAAAGTAGATTATACTTAGAGCTTGCAATAATAAAAATGTGCAAAATTGAATATGATACTTCAAATGAAGTTATACTATCAAGAATAAATAAGCTTGAGGAATCGTTAAAAAGCGGAAAAATACAAATGGTTCAATCAGGAACTGCTAATGAGGCATCAGAAGGAGAACATCGTAGTTCTAATCATAACGCTCATGATAGTAATCAGCTGAAAAATATTGTACATAAAGTTAATGAAGCCAGTGAAAATAAACTAGAAGTGAATCCTAATTCATCATTGACACTTGATGATATAGGAAGAGTCTGGACTGAAGTTTTAGAGAAATTTAAAGCTAAGAGAGCAATGATTGTTTATGCATCAATTGTTACAGCTAAACCATATTCATTTAAGAATGGAGTAATTACATTAGAGTATGAGTCGATGTATGCATTTAATAAAGATAGATTAGAAAAACAAGAGTATAAGGAAATTGTAAATGGTGTATTTTCTGAATCCTTAGGTGAAAAAGTCATTGTGAACTATATAGTTAAAAAAGAAAAAGAGCAACAAGATAAAGAAGATTTATTAAAGCAAACACTGGAAGGAGTTCCATTTGAAGTATATGATGAGTAA